Genomic segment of Methanocorpusculum sp.:
GCAAGCGGGAGAGGAGTATACGCTTCGCCGGAAACTTCTTTGAAAAGATCGAGGAGGAGAGATCTATCTGATTCGTGTCCGAGAATTGATGAAAGTACCCTTGCATGAAATCCGCCGTCAACACTCATTCGGTGAAGAAAAAGATTGGACAAAACGATTTCTTCATGACCCGCTTCCTTTGCCTCTGCATCACCGGCAAACATGGTCAGATAGTCGCAGAAGTACTGCTGTGTTAGGTTCCCCTCACGGACACGCATAATTACCAGTGTTTAGTTGTCAGTCTATGTATTTCTTCTGATGTGAAAAGGGACTGACTGGGAAAACAGTGTAAAAAAGGTCGAAGGGAGAGATCCCCCCTTCTCCATTTTTAATTTAAACGAGTTTGGAGATCGGACCGTCTTCGACGCCGATCGTTCCACCGAAGTCTCTGAAGGCTTCGGCAAGGACAATGTCCGAGAACGCAGTTGCGGTCGCGGCACCTTCCATGTTCTCGATTGGGCCGTACATGATTAAGTCTGCACCAAGGGTCATTGCCATAATGTTACAGCCGATATCCGGTGAAGACCATGCAGCCTGACGTACTCCTTCGATACCTCCGTAGTGGTGGTGGAACATCTGTTCTGCAAGGAGTGGTTTGTCTGCATACTGCTCGTGGATGTTCTTTCTCCAGCGTTTCAGCCAGGTCCAGGAAACAGTCATGTTGTGGTATGCACCACCGGTTGGCAGACCGTGGATCGCCTTGCATGCAAGGATCTCACGGTAGGAACCAAAGGAGCCGAGACCGAGCGGGGTTGCTGCAGTGTCGAGAATCGGGCGGGTGATACCGCATTCTTCTGCGATCTGAATCATACCTTTTGCCTGACCTGCAACACCACCATCGACGAGTGCTTTCTCACGTCCAACAACGGATGAGTCACCTGGGTTAAATGCCAGAACGATTGCGGAGTTCACATCGGACTCTGCAAGTGCCTGAATATTTTCCGGCAGGATCGAACCATTGATAGAGTTGTAGATTGCACGGTCTGCAAGACCAACTTCCGTAACGTAT
This window contains:
- the mtrH gene encoding tetrahydromethanopterin S-methyltransferase subunit H, with amino-acid sequence MFKFEKEQQVFDFNGTKIGGQPGEYPRVLSPSIFYNKHEIVLNDHTGEIDKPKAEALWNRCQELSDITGNKYFLQILAEHAEAFESYFSWFDSIDNKTAFLMDSSAPKALVHATKYVTEVGLADRAIYNSINGSILPENIQALAESDVNSAIVLAFNPGDSSVVGREKALVDGGVAGQAKGMIQIAEECGITRPILDTAATPLGLGSFGSYREILACKAIHGLPTGGAYHNMTVSWTWLKRWRKNIHEQYADKPLLAEQMFHHHYGGIEGVRQAAWSSPDIGCNIMAMTLGADLIMYGPIENMEGAATATAFSDIVLAEAFRDFGGTIGVEDGPISKLV